A DNA window from Myripristis murdjan chromosome 19, fMyrMur1.1, whole genome shotgun sequence contains the following coding sequences:
- the LOC115377369 gene encoding chromobox protein homolog 2-like, which produces MEGVTVGQVFDAECILSKRPRKGKFEYLVKWRGWSSKHNSWEPEENILDPRLLAAFHKREQERELLFQKKGKRPRGRPRKILEPAPTATKDSRSSSSSSSGLSSSASSSSSEDEDHAKKAKPGPRVRDLHPVPQKRPQIMLAKPEPVRKKRGRKPLHPDLRALRQAKSRPPPPPPPPPPRLQQSLRPHREPPREEPRSGVKKPLQPASFTYTGLSRTSRDEAGSGSQSSTGSFSQTSSSKPGALNCMWASRSLSTSSPSSSSSHSKASPSPHSKSSSSDLKRSISEGSRGESLKVSSSPLKQGGASGSLSLHGASKLSGGFGGGQAAGGAVQRSPLGQRRQDGLGQTGAGQHQQHSSGASKPTSSPPPSARASQALSLRALNLQSVSKPPPGSVQGNSTSGAVASRSSLRSSASPVGKGGAASMKETRMSASGQRSGLAASSGAEQGRLREDRGKETFIQTERDGKTAGSSSGRANSRAEKASVSGRQDERKHGLGSQSRTLNELSTGDSDESSSSESERNASLFPGNRPSLGAVSVDLDMDMETDWRPARSLLEHVFVTDVTANFITVTVKESPTSVGFFNSRNH; this is translated from the exons ATGGAGGGGGTAACAGTCGGCCAGGTATTTGACGCGGAGTGCATCCTGAGCAAACGGCCCAGGAAG GGCAAGTTTGAGTATTTGGTGAAGTGGAGAGGGTGGTCGTCCAA GCACAACAGCTGGGAGCCGGAGGAGAACATTTTGGACCCCAGACTACTGGCAGCTTTCCacaagag agAACAAGAGCGGGAGCTGCTGTTccagaagaaagggaaaaggcCAAGAGGACGTCCACGGAAAATCCTG GAACCTGCACCGACTGCCACGAAAGACagccgctcctcctcctcctcgtcatctGGCCTTTCGtcttccgcctcctcctcctcctcagaggatgaagaCCACGCGAAGAAGGCGAAGCCGGGCCCTCGGGTGCGGGACCTGCACCCGGTGCCGCAGAAGAGGCCCCAGATCATGCTCGCCAAGCCCGAGCCCGTCCGGAAGAAGCGCGGGAGGAAGCCGCTGCACCCGGACCTGAGGGCTTTACGGCAGGCGAAGAgccggccgccgccgccgcctccgccgccgccgccgcgccTCCAGCAGTCACTGCGGCCGCACCGGGAGCCGCCCAGGGAGGAGCCTCGGTCCGGGGTGAAGAAGCCGCTGCAGCCCGCCAGCTTCACCTACACGGGGCTGAGCAGGACGTCCCGGGACGAGGCGGGGTCCGGATCCCAGAGCTCCACCGGCTCCTTCTCCCAGACGAGCTCCTCCAAACCCGGCGCCCTCAACTGCATGTGGGCCAGCCGCTcgctctccacctcctctccttcctcctcctcctcccacagtAAGGCCAGCCCCTCCCCTCACAGCAAGAGCTCCTCCTCCGACCTCAAGCGCTCCATctcagagggcagcagaggagagtcgcTCAAAGTGTCTTCCTCGCCTCTCAAACAAGGCGGAGCTTCAGGCTCGCTGAGCCTCCACGGCGCCTCCAAGCTGTCCGGGGGCTTCGGAGGAGGCCAGGCGGCGGGCGGAGCAGTTCAGCGTTCCCCGCTGGGCCAGAGGAGGCAGGACGGCCTCGGTCAGACCGGGGCGGGTCAACACCAGCAGCACAGCTCCGGCGCTTCCAAGCCGACCTCCTCGCCACCGCCCTCGGCCCGAGCCAGCCAGGCGCTGAGCCTCAGAGCGCTCAACCTGCAGAGCGTCAGCAAGCCGCCGCCCGGCAGCGTTCAGGGAAACAGCACAAGCGGCGCCGTGGCATCGAGGTCCAGCTTGAGGAGCAGCGCGAGCCCTGTCGGGAAAGGAGGAGCGGCGAGCATGAAGGAGACGCGGATGTCAGCCAGCGGGCAGCGCTCCGGCCTGGCAGCGAGCAGCGGCGCAGAGCAGGGCAGGTTAAGAGAGGACAGGGGGAAGGAGACGTTCATACAGACTGAGAGAGACGGCAAGACGGCGGGGAGCAGCTCCGGCCGCGCCAACAGCCGAGCGGAGAAGGCGAGTGTCAGCGGGCGGCAAGACGAGAGGAAACACGGGCTCGGCTCTCAAAGCCGGACCCTGAACGAGCTCAGCACCGGCGACTCCGAcgaaagcagcagcagcgaaTCAGAACGCAACGCCTCCCTGTTTCCCGGCAACAGGCCTAGCCTCGGCGCCGTCTCCGTGGATCTAGACATGGACATGGAGACGGACTGGCGGCCGGCCCGGAGCCTCCTGGAGCACGTGTTTGTCACCGACGTCACGGCCAACTTCATCACGGTGACGGTGAAGGAGTCGCCCACCAGCGTCGGATTCTTCAACTCGCGGAATCACTGA